Below is a window of Glandiceps talaboti chromosome 15, keGlaTala1.1, whole genome shotgun sequence DNA.
GAACACCATATCATCTAGCCCCTAGATGTTGTTTATGTTGTTATGGTTACCTGGTATTTCATTGACTCTTATGTAGCTAGGAgcatattgtatgtacatgtaaatgttgaaattctcaaatttgataaaaagtgAATGTTTATAATGCATTGTGTTTTCCCATAGTGTACacttcattttttgaaattttatgaattttaaaatttgttttgtcaCATAAAAATATCAAGTATTTCATTGCAGTCATGTCTTACAGATGTAAATAAATGCTCATCAAATGACAAAAGTACTTTCAAAAAATAGTcaatatgaaattcaaaattttgacagAATTTTGTCCACAGATACCACCTAGCAAGTTGAGGAATGGTGTTACTGCAATTTGTCACTgcctgttaccatggttaccatggtatatgtatatacccATTCACCATGGTTCATGTTTAGTCCCTGTTATTATGGTTACTGTGGTATACGTCTAgacactgttaccatggttactgtgTATGCTATGATAGTTTATATCTACACCCTGTTACCCTAGTTACCATGATGGTATATGTCTAGAAATATGTGCAATTATGATGTTTCTTGTCTTGTATTTTAGAAAACACATTCTGGTAAGGGTAGTATTAAAGAAAAGCCAGACTACTATACTATTGCTGACTTTGATGCTATGATGGAAGATGGAGTCAGTTTTAAGAAAGGACAAAAAGTTAAGGTAAGGTAAATTTAAAACATATGGCtatatttacatttcacttCGCTTCACAAATTtgtcactttgaaagttcaTCTATCTAGAATGTAGTGGTATACAATATGCACTTTTACATGTGATGTAAAAAGGGCATCCCTAAAAACATCTTTTTGTGGCAAACTATAAACTGTCTTTCTTAAGAAagtacatcacatcacatcacattacattacattacattacattacattacggCATCAGTCAGGTGACTGTCTAGTATATATTGTGGCAGAAAGTCAATATTTGGATCTTTCCTGTAAACATTTCAGGGTCACTTCTCATCATCAAGTTCTTGAATTTTCAGTTACCTTAAGTAtagacatgaatatgtaaagGAGATGGCAGACTTTTCAATAGTGAATTCATTTTAATCTCTCCCCACATGGGTGGCCACAACAACAAACGTTCCAGCCTAGAACTAAGCTCACATTATACATATTACACCACATGAAAGTAAAATTGTATGTGTTTGAACAGAAAGTACAAATTTGTGTCTTTCTCATTCTATCCCACAAAAACAATTCAACCTCAATGTTGTTGTCTTCTTAGGTTATGGAGAAAGCAGAAGGTGGTTGGTGGTATGTTAACATTGATAACAAGGAAGGATGGGCACCATCTAATTTTATTGAAAAACGATCACCAAACAAACCACAACCAGCTGCAAGGAACATATCAACAGCTGATACACAACCAGTGCGACCTCTGACCCCTAGCAAACAAATTCAAACTGCAAAACCAGTGTTACCTACTGTGGTGGAAACCAAACCTACACCACCTAGTAAACCAGATGTTTTGTCTAAACCCAATAAACCACTGCCAGCAAAGAGACCAGGTGTCACAAACCAAGCAAGCAAGCCTATTGGAGGAAACATAACTAATGAATTACAGCAGGCATTTGCAGCCTTAAAACCAGTCAATGAAGAAATGAACGTTTATGATGAAATAGGCACAGCAGCTGATGAAAGACCAAAAATGGCTTTTAAACCTCGTGTTCCGTCCACAAGACCTGTATTACCACCAACACCTCTACCATCAAAACCACATAGAGGACCTCCaagaccaccaccaccaaatataaaatcaaGTAATCCTAACTTATACACTGTCCTTGCTGATTACTCAGCCAATGAAGAAGGAACATTGACACTAAATGAAGGAATGAAAGTAGAAGTTATTGAGAAAGACGATAATGGATGGTGGTTGGTACAGACAACTGATAACATACAAGGGTGGGCACCTACCTCCTATTTGGCAAAAGAACCTTAAATAACAATGCAactttttatatagtgctttcaaGCTGATTGTTCTCAAAGCACTTTTTGGAAGCACTGGTGTATACCAGTAATGGAACATAGAAAGTATAGACATTGTTGGTACTAGAGAAAGTATAAACATTGTGGATACTACAGAAAGTATAGATATTGTGGATACTACAGAAAGTATAAACATTGTTGGTACTACAGAAAGTGTAGACATTGTTGGTACTAGAGAAAGTGTAGACATTGTTGTGATACTACAGAAAGTATAGACATTGTTGATACTAGAGAAAGTATAGACATTGTGGATACTAGAGAAAATATAGACATTGTTGGTACTAGAGAAAATATAGACATTGTTGATACTAGAGAAAGTATAGACATTGTTGATACTAGAGAAAGTATAGACAGTGTTGTACTAGAGATACTACATAAAGTATAGACATTGTTGATACTACAGAAAATATAGACATTGTTGATACTACAGAAAGTATAGACATTGTTGATACTACAGAAAATATAGACATTGTTAATAATGTAGAAAGTATAGATAATACTGATATAGTTATTATTTAGATAATACAGTTATTCAAATCAATAATATCTTGTCATTTTCATGAAAGGGCATTTATTCAAGCATTGACAAACTATTGATTGCTAAATgacaaactcaaaaaaaaatccagataCTGGAACACATATCAGAAGAAATATCAAGTTGCCATGGTGCCTGCTGAAACAATAGAATATAATATTCTACATATTTACATAAGTGTATAAGTCATAAAGGTATTTTTCAAACGAATACGATATGACTTATTTGTCCAAGGGAGACTTGCTTGACTCCCTGATAACTCTGGAGTGTAAACAGTTTTTTGTGAAGTATATATACTACCAGTACAGGTAGTACACTTCTAGAATGGTATTATGTAAAGAGTTTaacatttttaaagttttatatgtagatattaaatttaaagcaatgtacatcatatatgaaATTAACACTTCATTGTGTTAAAACACAGTATGCAAGGTTAAGGTGCAAAATTGATGGCGAGATAGATGGAAGTTTTGAGATTAGTTTGAGGAGTATTAGACTggagagcgccctcaacgactaCTGATGACATTACTACTCTTCCATCCCGAGGCTTGCATAAGATTGTGCTGGAGCATTTAACGCCCCTTGCAAGAGTTCTTTGAACTAAGTAGTTAAATAGTTTTGAGTAAGTGTTTTATAGTCATTACAAGTGAATTTATTTCTGTCATAATTTTCAAGGTTAgcataaatttataatttagtTTGTGCGATTATGAGCAGACCCATATGGTTGCTGTGATTCTgacatataaaataatacaactgtacaaaaCTTAATGTGACTATTATTGGACAGTTTTACAGCATCATTACAGGGATTTGGTGTCTTTTACATTAACCATTAACCAACATCAAATGTCATTATACAATAAGCCAGTCCACTTACTACCGGTATGTTAAAACAAAGATAGGTTAACACATTAATATGAACTGACCTTTCAATATttgacacatatacatataaaaagcACAACAAAATGGAGTGATTCTTAGCTATGAAATTTTTAATTGTGCTTggaattttagaaaataatgatttttacaCGAATAAATGGATTATTTTGTAAAAGTTTATTGTGTGTTATGTTATTGATGTCTGCTACATTGAGAATGGGATGAATCGTTGTTCAAAATTGATGCAAGACTCAGATATTTCTTCACTATTGCCTTTGTGGTTTTGCTTGAGTTGTCATGAATTCAATGTTCATGTGTTGGTCTTGGTCACCCCTACCAGTACTAACGGTAATGAGGTCAGCGACCACATAAAAAACCATGAATTGCAGTTGTTGCCAAGCAGTTAATTAATGTGTCTTATACCACTGTAGtctgggttgtcagtggccaaaTGGTAATAGCTTGTGTGCCTCATACCACTGTAGTCTGGGTTGTTGGTAGCCAAGTGGTTAGCGTGTATGCCTCTCTAACTGTAGTCTGGGTTGtaggtggccaagtggttagcttgtgTGCCTCATACCACTGTAGTCTGGGTTGTTGGTAGCCAAGTGGTTAGCGTGTATGCCTCTCTAACTGTAGTCTGGGTTGtaggtggccaagtggttagcttgtgTGCCTCATACCACTGTAGTCTGGGTTGTTGGTAGCCAAGTGGTTAGCGTGTATGCCTCTCTAACTGTAGTCTGGGTTGTAGGTGGCCAAATGGTTAGCTTGtgtgcctcttaccactgtagTCTGGGTTGTTGGTAGCCAAGTGGTTAGCGTGTATGCCTCTCTAACTGTAGTCTGGGTTGtaggtggccaagtggttagcttgtgTGCCTCATACCACTGTAGTCTGGGTTGTTGGTAGCCAAGTGGTTAGCGTGTATGCCTCTCTAACTGTAGTCTGGGTTGTAGGTGGCCAAATGGTTAGCTTGtgtgcctcttaccactgtagTCTGGGTTGTTGGTAGCCAAGTGGTTAGCGTGTATGCCTCTCTAACTGTAGTCTGGGTTGtaggtggccaagtggttagcttgtgTGCCTCATACCACTGTAGTCTGGGTTGTTGGTAGCCAAGTGGTTAGCGTGTATGCCTCTCTAACTGTAGTCTGGGTTGtaggtggccaagtggttagcttgtgtgcctcttaccactgcagtctggttTTGAACCTGCCCAGTGCTGGCTGGGTTTTATTAACAATTTCCCAGATCTGTATGTCAGGAGGGTGGGGCTCAGTTTGACTACTCCACAACACAGGTAGATTTAAcacattaaacaaacaaacaaacaaacaaacaacaatacaaGCAAAAATGAAAGTAATAGATGAAACCGAACAACAAAGTGATgactacattggattttaatccaAGATTGAGAATTGGATACATTTTCATGTAATGTAGTTAAATGAATAgcatatacacaaatatatgtaatcCATAACTTTGACTTTAAACCATTGAAAAATGGTTACATCTAAAGTTATCAgtatattttaaaagttttcaGGGATGATGTACTTAACACCTTGTTTGATTATATGTCTTTTAACCCATGCTGCTTCTTTCAGAatttatatatttgaaaaatatacaaacatgaAAATCAGGGGGTTTTTTATACAGCAATTTCTGATTATTGAAGGTGCAGTTCAGATAAGGGTTGCAATATGGGTAAATAAAATGGCTGTCTGGCAAGTTGGTCCACAACAAatgaataatcctatgtaatccctATGACTCTTCTGGTAAGATAATATTAATGCCAAAACCTTGGTTTAAATCATCCCAGTAAGTGTACAAATTATAACTTTAATAATTGATACAGAGTACAACACaccccaccacccccacccccagtaGTAGCATTTGTTAAAAATGAATTATTCAGTGTGCAGAAATCATTTTATGGGGAAATGAGAGAAGTTGAATTAATGGTTTGTTTGCTCTACATTTTCACTATACATAAAGTTTGTTGACCTTCCACCATAATAAAAAGCATCAATCTGGGTCAATTTCATCATTATGTCTTGGGAAATAAGATTAGAGAGGATTCCGCCTGACTGCCTTGCTTGGATAGGCTTTAAATATTCTTTTATACTTAATACAGCTATTTCAGATTTTGATGGATGATTAGGCGGATTAGTTTTCTAGTTATTTATAACGGTCTAAGcctattttgtgtgtgtttattggTACTTTTACTGTCATGTCAAACTCTTTGTGCATGTACCATGTAGACTGTTCATGCTTTTACTTGTTTTGTTtacttatattatattgttctgtacgtttttatttttaaaaaaggtgTTGTGTTGACACATTGCACTGCATCACGTCACATCGTCACTAtattgtatcgtatcatatTGTATCTTTTGTATCGTATCtattcatattatatcatattgtatcgTATCACATTGTATCGTACCAtattgtatcgtatcatattgtatcgtatcgtatcacattgtatcgtatcgtatcgtattatcatattgtatcgtatcatattgtatcatattgtatagTATTCACAGGAAACACTAATTTTTGGAAGGTTGTTAAGGGAACAGTATCGATGGCATGATTTTGAAAGGAAATTCACAAAACTGTCTGCTAAAAAGCATAAGATATATATCGTGTTAGATGTTGATGACcaattattcataaaataacactgctttcaaaattgtatttctgtgtgtgttttaacttatcctgttattgttttcttttagaGGGCCCTGGGGAAGACTAGCTTTAGCTAACCAGGTTATATATGATTTTTAACCCTCTTTAAATAgagtttaaataaataaatcaattgatcaataaataaataaataaataaacaaataaataaataaataaataaataaataaataaataaataaataaaactgtttACTATCGGTCTACAGGCACAAATCACACGTTTTTCTATTATAATGAGAACAAAGGGAAAGCTAACATTATTTATAGAGGGCGCTTTCTTATAAGAGCCCTTTAGGCCAGTGCTAAAACCGTGTTATTATTTTGAAGTCAACATAGGGGGTTTGTAATTATCGTCTTGTTTCGTGAATCACGTTAATCCACACAGTTCATTGCGTGAAAGTTTCAGCGTTGCTATTTCAGGACACTCAGGTATAGGAAACAACGATGTAATGGTAGTGGTCTAAGGCTTTTCAAGGAAACGCACCTCGGAAGTTTACGTCGTGTCTGAGGAACTTCCAACATCGTCACAGTACAGTGTAAAGTTACGTCGTTGTGTAATTCGACACTGACCGATCGAAAAACCGAAGGACCCAGGCAGTGAAACGTCAGAATTACATTCTTACTTTACCAAATCAACTTGTCGTCTGCTAGTGCTATCGTCCAACTTGTTCTGACAGGAATGAAGTTCAGAACGAGAACTTTGCCTCTTGTGGCGGTTATTTTAACTGTGTTAGTTAGTCTTTGTCTAGTAGACTCCCGTCGTCTCACAAACAGTGTCTCTCCAAATGGACACATAAGTTTTGCGGACTTGCCAGAAAAAGAGGACTACGTAACGGACACAACTTTCAAAAAAGACACCTTGCAACAATTTATAGAAATTGCTCGTAGTTTTATCAACGTTATACAGAGAAAGCTTGTACCTTACAGTAAGTATTTTATCTCTGTCATCTTATGATATAACCATTTCCTCTTTTTTTCCCATCCTGGAAGAAAGTTGTTACGTCAGAGCTAGAGTCTCTGTCTCATAGCGCTAGCTATAGCGTCACCACCATCCATCATCGTCACCCTCTTTTGCATCAACATCCTATCCACATAATTTCCGTGGTAACAGTATCTCTCATTCTCAGTTTCGTAGAAAGTGACAGTCATGAATTGATAAAGGAATGGTTGGTGCTTGTAATAAGATGGAAAATCGTTTTATTAACAGTGATAATCTAATTTTCAGTACTTTCATACAATTTTAAAGgtcattttgatgtcatttgaGAATCGAACATCTGCTGTACTATGACGAATTCCTGTATTTTGGAGTATTCTAATGTACAAAGTCCATACTTAGATGTTTTGTACAgtaagaatgaatgttcatggccTCGAGGTTCCTGTGAAAATTTCTACCTATCTTTAGTAtctagtaaaaaaaattgactttgtggagatattttcatttacgATTGTTAACATAATTTGTATTGTTAACATTAATATTAAAAATTACTTTGTGAAaactatttttcaaaattttttacattaaaaaattcattgattcatttacTTAAAAATGTGGTTGCATCACCTAGTTCTGTATTCCATCACAGAAAATTGCCTACAAGCCTTTTAATTTTAGACAAGCTTTTTTCAATATGGTGTGTGAATCAGATTGTAATTTGACAAAAGCTACCTATACCGACATGCAGTTTGAAGATGACTTACAGGCGATGTGTGTGGTACAATTCAGTGtgtaattttacaataaatagcTGTATGTACTGATTGAAACACATTTCTAGGCAggtaaaatgtattgtatagttCGTAATTTTAGAGTAAATAGCCATCTATTGGTAGAAGCAGACCTGGGGCCAACATAAATTCAGATAATTAGTTTCGAAATTTAATATGTAATGGGTGTTTAGTGTATTAACTGCCAGCATTGGTCTCTCACCTTGCTGTCCTAAATTACCCATTTACAATAGAGAAAATGTCAAAGAGAAGAATAGTCCAGGAATGGCTGACACAAGTTAAAAGCAATCTATTCAATGGTTTACTCACTCTTTGCTTTCAAGGATTAATAGTAATGGATTTTGTGGTGGTTCCTAATCCAGCAGTACATTGCCAGCCTTGAACCtaaataagaaaaaaataaatggaaaaaaaaagggggggggggggggggggcttgaaaaaAACAGGGGAATATATTAGTGACTGCCAGAGTATGTCAATGTGAAaactttacatgtattaaagagGTCTTTGTATATGTTTCTGTTGGCAAACCTTCTGCAATTAATATCTGAATGACTATATTGTTAAACTAATATCTAAAACAAAGAAGAAAATATAGGAAGGGGTAC
It encodes the following:
- the LOC144446526 gene encoding SH3 and PX domain-containing protein 2A-like isoform X3, whose product is MISDPVQLQNYVAIADYKKQKRNELNLQGGDIVEVIEKNHTGWWFVSLEDEQGWVPATFLQMVDDDNDDDFKNVDTSAAPERFVSISPYTAQNSDEISFDKGVVVDVVKKNLDGWWFIRYQSKEGWAPATYLHEVYKENKIEAKQPVEMIGNVMDISKPKQPTNVETKKTVPSSQLDVPAIEPVMYVFVADSCKCHFKDAKTGAWALIISPCLSWAESIARLVEEKTHSGKGSIKEKPDYYTIADFDAMMEDGVSFKKGQKVKVMEKAEGGWWYVNIDNKEGWAPSNFIEKRSPNKPQPAARNISTADTQPVRPLTPSKQIQTAKPVLPTVVETKPTPPSKPDVLSKPNKPLPAKRPGVTNQASKPIGGNITNELQQAFAALKPVNEEMNVYDEIGTAADERPKMAFKPRVPSTRPVLPPTPLPSKPHRGPPRPPPPNIKSSNPNLYTVLADYSANEEGTLTLNEGMKVEVIEKDDNGWWLVQTTDNIQGWAPTSYLAKEP